The following are encoded in a window of Diorhabda sublineata isolate icDioSubl1.1 chromosome 3, icDioSubl1.1, whole genome shotgun sequence genomic DNA:
- the LOC130440921 gene encoding calcium release-activated calcium channel protein 1-like isoform X1, with product MDPEMVEARVEASHSICARFENDVDFLNQIVTKDETWVHFYNPKTKQQSMEWRHFGSPRPKKFRDQKSAETVLASVVWDCHGVIMIDFLDKEMDQTTQVNFPVVVKYDKRKIWRHNTSTDLYSTLPSLKNVSSNDSWSQLKPLSHRPKSLNVPSGLINETKIAYLESPTIQHNSLTDTSLGSIYRERTPPFSSNSSITSNGVPFGSIVSKSRPKVKIRDDESITSAPKSFCRCYDVDTTQNNEKLQLTNTTKGLSWRNLHMSRAKLKATATTSELLSGFAMIAMVELQINTPTNVPEWLFVLFAVCTTVLVAVHIFALMISTYILPNIEAIAKLEVCEMVSESPHERMKGFIEIAWAFSTILGLFLFLIEVAILCWVKFWDYSFTAAVAATVIVIPVLITFVLFAAHFYHSLVVYKCKSSNSDMEKLENIKKQLDEIKITI from the exons atggatcccgaAATGGTAGaggcaagggtagaagcatcgcattcgatctgtgctcgatttgaaaacgatgtagacttcttaaaccaaattgttactaaggatgagacttgggtacatttctacaatccaaaaacaaagcaacaatcaatggaatggcgacactttggttctccaagacctaagaagtttcgtgaccaaaaatctgctgaaacagttcttgcttcagttgtttgggattgccatggagtaatcatgattgattttttggataaag AAATGGATCAAACAACGCAAGTTAACTTTCCGGTTGTTGTTAAATACGACAAACGAAAAATATGGAGACATAACACTTCGACAGATTTATATTCAACACTCCCTTCTTTGAAAAATGTGTCTTCAAATGATTCTTGG agTCAGTTAAAGCCATTATCGCATAGACCTAAATCGTTAAATGTACCTTCAGGATTAATCAACGAAACGAAGATTGCGTACCTAGAAAGTCCGACGATCCAACATAATTCATTAACCGATACTTCTTTAGGATCTATATACAGAGAAAGAACACCACCTTTTTCTAGTAATTCTAGCATTACTTCGAATGGAGTTCCTTTCGGTTCTATAGTGTCTAAATCAAGGCCTAAG GTGAAAATAAGAGACGACGAAAGCATCACGAGTGCTCCTAAATCTTTCTGTAGATGTTACGATGTGGATACTACGCAAAATAACGAGAAATTACAATTAACGAACACAACCAAAGGTCTCTCTTGGAGAAACTTACACATGTCTAGAGCCAAACTTAAAGCAACAGCAACGACATCAGAACTTCTCTCTGGTTTCGCAATGATTGCAATG gTAGAACTTCAAATAAACACACCAACAAATGTACCTGAATGGTTGTTCGTACTGTTTGCAGTATGTACGACGGTACTAGTAGCGGTTCATATTTTTGCCCTCATGATTTCTACATACATACTCCCCAACATAGAAGCTATAGCTAAATTAGAAGTTTGTGAAATGGTATCAGAAAGTCCCCACGAAAGAATGAAAGGATTTATAGAAATTGCTTGGGCATTTTCTACCATTCTTG gtctgtttttatttttaatagaagtTGCAATACTATGTTGGGTGAAGTTTTGGGACTATTCCTTCACGGCTGCCGTTGCTGCGACAGTAATAGTGATACCAGTTTTGATaacatttgttttgtttgcAGCACATTTTTATCATTCTTTAGTTGTTTATAAATGTAAAAGTTCTAATAGTGATATGGAAAAGTTGGAGAATATTAAGAAACAACTggatgaaattaaaattacgatttga
- the LOC130440921 gene encoding calcium release-activated calcium channel protein 1-like isoform X2, translated as MDQTTQVNFPVVVKYDKRKIWRHNTSTDLYSTLPSLKNVSSNDSWSQLKPLSHRPKSLNVPSGLINETKIAYLESPTIQHNSLTDTSLGSIYRERTPPFSSNSSITSNGVPFGSIVSKSRPKVKIRDDESITSAPKSFCRCYDVDTTQNNEKLQLTNTTKGLSWRNLHMSRAKLKATATTSELLSGFAMIAMVELQINTPTNVPEWLFVLFAVCTTVLVAVHIFALMISTYILPNIEAIAKLEVCEMVSESPHERMKGFIEIAWAFSTILGLFLFLIEVAILCWVKFWDYSFTAAVAATVIVIPVLITFVLFAAHFYHSLVVYKCKSSNSDMEKLENIKKQLDEIKITI; from the exons ATGGATCAAACAACGCAAGTTAACTTTCCGGTTGTTGTTAAATACGACAAACGAAAAATATGGAGACATAACACTTCGACAGATTTATATTCAACACTCCCTTCTTTGAAAAATGTGTCTTCAAATGATTCTTGG agTCAGTTAAAGCCATTATCGCATAGACCTAAATCGTTAAATGTACCTTCAGGATTAATCAACGAAACGAAGATTGCGTACCTAGAAAGTCCGACGATCCAACATAATTCATTAACCGATACTTCTTTAGGATCTATATACAGAGAAAGAACACCACCTTTTTCTAGTAATTCTAGCATTACTTCGAATGGAGTTCCTTTCGGTTCTATAGTGTCTAAATCAAGGCCTAAG GTGAAAATAAGAGACGACGAAAGCATCACGAGTGCTCCTAAATCTTTCTGTAGATGTTACGATGTGGATACTACGCAAAATAACGAGAAATTACAATTAACGAACACAACCAAAGGTCTCTCTTGGAGAAACTTACACATGTCTAGAGCCAAACTTAAAGCAACAGCAACGACATCAGAACTTCTCTCTGGTTTCGCAATGATTGCAATG gTAGAACTTCAAATAAACACACCAACAAATGTACCTGAATGGTTGTTCGTACTGTTTGCAGTATGTACGACGGTACTAGTAGCGGTTCATATTTTTGCCCTCATGATTTCTACATACATACTCCCCAACATAGAAGCTATAGCTAAATTAGAAGTTTGTGAAATGGTATCAGAAAGTCCCCACGAAAGAATGAAAGGATTTATAGAAATTGCTTGGGCATTTTCTACCATTCTTG gtctgtttttatttttaatagaagtTGCAATACTATGTTGGGTGAAGTTTTGGGACTATTCCTTCACGGCTGCCGTTGCTGCGACAGTAATAGTGATACCAGTTTTGATaacatttgttttgtttgcAGCACATTTTTATCATTCTTTAGTTGTTTATAAATGTAAAAGTTCTAATAGTGATATGGAAAAGTTGGAGAATATTAAGAAACAACTggatgaaattaaaattacgatttga
- the LOC130440920 gene encoding trichoplein keratin filament-binding protein: MENLKQRGKHRIRAENEIIRRREQETRYNELWNGTVKYFDHWNKACTKFEEWTSPRYYSENNKLLSDLKNKKDKEEQLAKRREKLRQLFEDERRSYEIEIMIHKNRYMVDKPRRDNLEVSTNVLKEINDNIKTEEETKRRREAELKLYEQWKRNNPIVRQYEAKYKCRDLKLSWLDQQIEKQMAIEKEEEENRRILKELEEKLKQEREKEDYDKKQLDIKREQLKRDLEKQILELREKQTISDDLKSKEDAELRQQTLLAELEEKYRVEENRRREQECVLFNIKQHKRKLQQRIKDIQEDLEQDRHLVSRLRDLELNDIIQDEKKRKEIQEGIKEFLDILHQQQKLEVLRKKRMEFLFDSEAKAMYDMQEELWKQEEVNRKKLIKEVIDSVKKQIQDNLERNKKNQIDILKEREEITEKIEQYHQELDKIKEEEQKKKHKARLDRQDEIKMKAAKGKSLDVLRMKELDKELELIRKEEERLQKEILRIQQRQGPIRPPRSRLFL, encoded by the coding sequence ATGGAGAACTTGAAGCAAAGAGGAAAACATCGCATTCGAGCAGAGAACGAAATAATTCGTAGACGTGAACAGGAAACTCGTTATAATGAATTATGGAATGGGACTGTAAAGTATTTTGACCATTGGAATAAAGCTTGCACTAAGTTTGAAGAATGGACTTCTCCCAGATATTAcagtgaaaataacaaattattgtcagatttaaaaaacaaaaaggataAGGAGGAACAATTGGCGAAGAGAAGGGAGAAATTGAGACAATTATTCGAAGATGAAAGACGATCTTACGAGATAGAAATAATGatacataaaaatagatatatggTAGATAAACCTAGAAGAGATAACCTCGAGGTCTCTACCAATGtcttaaaagaaattaatgataatataaaaacagaagaagaaacTAAAAGAAGACGAGAAGCTGAATTGAAGCTATACGAACAATGGAAACGTAATAATCCAATTGTAAGACAATATGAAGCAAAATATAAATGTAGAGATTTAAAATTGAGTTGGTTAGATCAACagatagaaaaacaaatggccattgaaaaggaagaagaagaaaatcgAAGGATCTTGAAAGAACTAGAAGAGAAATTGAAACAAGAACGAGAAAAAGAAGATTACGATAAAAAACAACTTGATATAAAAAGAGAACAACTTAAAAGAGATTTGGAAAAACAGATTCTAGAATTACGTGAGAAGCAAACAATAAGTGATGATTTGAAATCCAAAGAAGATGCCGAACTCAGACAGCAAACATTGTTGGCGGAACTCGAAGAAAAATACAGGGTAGAAGAAAATAGGAGACGTGAACAAGAATGTGTATTGTTCAATATTAAAcaacataaaagaaaattgcaACAAAGAATCAAAGATATTCAAGAAGATCTGGAGCAAGACAGACATTTAGTTTCAAGATTAAGAGATTTGGAATTGAATGATATCATTCAAGATGAAAAGAAACGTAAGGAAATACAGGAAGGCATTAAAGAGTTCTTGGATATTctacatcaacaacaaaaattagaaGTACTTCGAAAAAAACGAATGGAGTTCTTATTTGATTCGGAAGCTAAAGCAATGTATGATATGCAGGAAGAATTATGGAAACAAGAAGAAgtgaatagaaaaaaacttattaaagaAGTTATAGATTCTGTAAAAAAGCAAATACAAGACAATTTagaaagaaacaagaaaaatcagatagatattttgaaagaaCGTGAAGAGATTACTGAAAAAATCGAACAGTATCATCaagaattagataaaataaaagaagaagaacaaaaaaagaaacacAAAGCAAGATTAGACAGACaggatgaaataaaaatgaaagctGCAAAAGGGAAAAGTTTAGATGTTCTTCGAATGAAGGAACTTGACAAAGAATTGGAATTAATTCGCAAGGAAGAAGAAAGGTTGCAAAAAGAAATTTTACGAATTCAACAAAGACAAGGTCCAATTAGACCACCTAGGAGTagattatttctataa